The DNA region CAACAGCTGGCTGGGGTCGGTCTTCTTGATAAAGTCAAACGGCACAATCTGCATGGCTTGAATGACACGGGTGATGAGCTCGTTCGCTTTTTCAGGTCCGAAGGCGTTCTCCAGCACCTGTCGGGCGTGTTGCAAACCACCCTCTGCAATATACTCCTGTGCGACACACAGTTCGTGAAACTCCTCGATGACCGCTTCACGCACCTCCGGCGCAATTTTGCCCATCCGTGCGATTTCGAGGGTGATTTGCTCCACCTCGTCTTCGTCCAGATGGCGCAACACTTTACCCGCCACATCGGGTCCCATGGCGACAATCATGATAGCCGCTTTCTGGCGATGAGTCAGTGAGGGTGTCGCTGTTCGTGTCGCCATTATCGCTCATCCTCCGCTAACCAGCCTTTAATCAGCATCGCCACCTTCTCCGGTTTCTGGTCCGCCAGCCGGATGACGCTTTCCAGATTCACATCCACCCGCTCGCGGATGGGCGTAATCTCCACCTCTTCTTCGGGCAGTTCAGCTCCGGCGGTTTTCTTCCGCGCCGCCGCTGCGGCGGCTGCCGCGAGATCGCCCTCTTCTTCACCCTCCACAGCAATCTCCTCAGGCACCTCACCACCCGGCAACGACATCACGACGCCTTCCGGAGTCTGTGCCACGCGCGCCGGTCGCAACGCCTTCGCCAGTAACAACAGCACGATGAGCAGCATCAACAACGGCAGGTATCGCAACGCGGTGTCCATCAGCTGGCGGCTGGCAAACTGCTTGCGGGCAGATTCGGCTTCCTTCGCCAGCGTGTTGTCGAAGGGGATGCTCTCCACAATCACGCGAAAACGGCGGTTGGGGTCGCTCTGGTCTGCGCCGACCGCCCCCTCCAAAAAGGTGCGCACCTTCTCCACCTGTTCCTGCGGCACCGAGGCATCGATCATCGCCGCTACCGACATACGCACCACCCTGCCCGGCATCTTTACCCGATGGATGGTGCTCTGCCCCACTTCGTAGTTCGTGGTAGTGGACGAGTGCTTGTATTCGCCAGGGGCGCCTGCCGGTGCGGTGGGATAGGTCGGTGTTCCTGCGGCGCCGCCAGTCCCGCGCGGCGCAGCCCCTCGCACAGTCTCCTCAGTGCGGGTTTCACTGATAGCGATGCCCTGCCCGTCTGGACCGGTCTCAATCTGCTTCTGGTTCACCTCTTCGCGGTCGAGGTCGAGCTCGGCGGTCACCGTAAGCCGCGACTTGCCCGGACCGAGCACGGCATCAAGCTGCTGTTGCAGCTGTCGCTGTACGGTCTCTGCGTAAGCGCGTTCCAGCTCCAGCTTAT from Bacillota bacterium includes:
- the fliF gene encoding flagellar M-ring protein FliF, translating into MLERVREWWQTSDRQTRLIAVASAVGLLVVMIALSFWATQPEWDVLYTGLSPSDSGAIVARLKQAKVPYRLSAGGSTIEVPADRRDEILLSLAAEGLPNQGTLGYSRLEKLGFGTTQTVEQETTRIAHEESLQNTISRLQPVAGARVHITPAIDSPFVGEKKPAKASVMVDLKPGQQLTREQIASIVFLVSRSVAGLSPENVSVVDEYANLLWDGSQASDMAPGVASNKLELERAYAETVQRQLQQQLDAVLGPGKSRLTVTAELDLDREEVNQKQIETGPDGQGIAISETRTEETVRGAAPRGTGGAAGTPTYPTAPAGAPGEYKHSSTTTNYEVGQSTIHRVKMPGRVVRMSVAAMIDASVPQEQVEKVRTFLEGAVGADQSDPNRRFRVIVESIPFDNTLAKEAESARKQFASRQLMDTALRYLPLLMLLIVLLLLAKALRPARVAQTPEGVVMSLPGGEVPEEIAVEGEEEGDLAAAAAAAARKKTAGAELPEEEVEITPIRERVDVNLESVIRLADQKPEKVAMLIKGWLAEDER